A stretch of Henckelia pumila isolate YLH828 chromosome 4, ASM3356847v2, whole genome shotgun sequence DNA encodes these proteins:
- the LOC140866678 gene encoding transcription factor MYB24-like, whose amino-acid sequence MAQNMGWEVSGEGYWKKGPWTAEEDRLLMEYVKLHGEGRWNNVATLVGLKRNGKSCRLRWVNYLRPDLKRGQITPHEESIILELHARWGNRWSTIARSLPGRTDNEIKNYWRTHFKKKGKPSSESTTPEKSSAHMVRRQQFQQQQQQRHQQDQMDVNAIMSFMFKDSDDDYLPILTQSMQEMSYPSCGGVLEEQGLLHSMISGYGSILPEASNEDITIWDGGLWNLDDRYHQLS is encoded by the exons atggcacAAAATATGGGATGGGAAGTGTCTGGAGAAGGGTACTGGAAGAAAGGGCCTTGGACTGCGGAAGAAGACAGATTACTCATGGAGTATGTGAAATTGCATGGTGAAGGCCGATGGAACAATGTGGCTACGCTTGTAg GATTGAAGAGAAACGGGAAAAGTTGTAGATTGAGATGGGTAAATTATTTGAGGCCGGACTTGAAGAGGGGACAAATAACCCCACACGAGGAGAGTATAATTCTTGAGCTCCATGCAAGATGGGGTAACAG GTGGTCGACTATTGCTAGAAGCTTGCCAGGGAGAACAGACAATGAAATAAAAAACTATTGGAGGACACATTTCAAGAAAAAAGGAAAACCCTCCTCGGAAAGTACTACACCGGAAAAGTCGAGTGCACACATGGTGCGGAGGCAACAGtttcaacaacaacaacaacaacgacATCAACAAGACCAGATGGACGTGAATGCGATCATGTCGTTCATGTTTAAGGACAGCGACGATGATTATTTGCCGATTTTGACTCAATCCATGCAAGAAATGTCATATCCAAGCTGTGGAGGAGTACTGGAAGAGCAAGGATTGCTTCATTCAATGATCTCTGGCTATGGTTCCATTTTGCCGGAGGCCTCAAATGAAGATATCACAATATGGGATGGTGGCTTGTGGAACTTGGATGATAGATACCATCAATTGAGCTGA
- the LOC140864974 gene encoding uncharacterized protein, whose product MKKLHTPISHGGYFLCNKHFKSLKKTVVSPFYCGTRRYSGNQIGRFPGILSDGSHPILQDSGLQHWFKNWQHLRKHKLTASTFGMAVGFWPRGRIKLWLEKLGFVEPFSGNLATCWSNIKEEEALERYKLITGNPIAFPEFQVHGKKNPEDNWLAASPDGVVDSYIYGLPSRGVLEIKCPFFGGDMTRAYPWKRVPLYYIPQAQGLMEILDRDWMDMYVWTVHGSSLFRLYRNEEYWYVLKMALSDFWWKHVQPAKEICNTTVITNPLVELKLFRPAPKHELCSYIVHASKIVVDNSDLLMREIHGKLQH is encoded by the exons A TGAAGAAGTTGCATACTCCTATTTCTCATGGTGGATATTTTTTATGTAACAAGCACTTCAAGAGCTTGAAGAAGACTGTAGTTTCTCCATTCTATTGCGGCACTAGAAGGTACAGTGGCAATCAGATTGGTCGCTTTCCTGGAATCTTATCTGATGGTAGTCACCCTATCCTTCAGGACAGCGGGCTTCAGCACTGGTTCAAGAATTGGCAACACTTGAGAAAACATAAACTAACAGCGAGTACGTTTGGCATGGCTGTTGGTTTCTGGCCTCGTGGACGAATCAAGTTGTGGCTAGAGAAGCTTGGGTTTGTCGAACCATTTTCTGGTAACTTAGCTACATGTTGGAGCAATATTAAGGAAGAGGAAGCTCTTGAAAGGTACAAGTTAATAACCGGAAATCCTATAGCGTTTCCTGAATTCCAGGTCCATGGAAAAAAGAATCCTGAAGATAATTGGCTTGCAGCTTCTCCAGATGGGGTTGTTGATAGCTATATTTATGGCTTGCCTTCACGCGGGGTTCTTGAAATCAAATGTCCATTTTTTGGTGGTGATATGACCCGTGCCTACCCATGGAAACGAGTGCCACTTTATTATATCCCCCAAGCTCAAGGTCTAATGGAAATACTGGACCGAGATTGGATGGACATGTATGTTTGGACAGTTCATGGCAGTAGTTTGTTTAGATTATATCGCAATGAGGAATATTGGTATGTTTTGAAAATGGCATTGTCTGATTTCTGGTGGAAGCATGTCCAGCCTGCCAAAGAGATATGCAATACAACGGTAATCACTAATCCTCTTGTAGAATTAAAATTATTCAGGCCAGCTCCAAAGCATGAATTATGCAGTTACATAGTACATGCAAGCAAGATTGTCGTTGACAACTCTGACCTGCTGATGCGGGAAATTCATGGCAAGTTACAACACTGA
- the LOC140865506 gene encoding carboxyl-terminal-processing peptidase 2, chloroplastic isoform X1: MEVILGSSGSAVAFASLPSFRNSSALFSSEVLLLNRPPAKRSRGQIHYSSFSKEQSIVKYNSTQSFKNDHVHDDVRLKLWRLNKTFVSRSGFFVLKPESFTWWRKFIISIQKVVKCTEWHSNLGPILSINLVVGVMLYMTFSAAVTKTPSWALTEENLIFLEAWRTIDRAFIDKSFNGQSWFRYRENALRNEPMNTREETYAAIRKMVATLDDPFTRFLEPKKFKSLRSGTKNTLTGVGLSIGYPKEKDKSSSELVVVSAAPGGPAFRAGILSGDLIVAIDDKSTESMEIYDAAERLQGPEGSGVELIVRHGSETRHLSLIRERVLLNPVKSRVCKTPGLGDDAPLVGYIKLTSFNQNASGAVKEAIETLKGNNVNSFILDLRDNSGGLFPEGVEIAKIWLEKGVIVYICDSRGVRDIYDTDGSNSVASSEPLVVLVNKGTASASEILAGALKDNKRAVLVGEPTYGKGKIQSVFELSDGSGLAVTVARYETPAHTDINKVGIIPDYPLPVSFPKDEDSLCGCLQDPTSACYLNRVQLFSR; the protein is encoded by the exons ATGGAAGTTATTTTGGGAAGCTCAGGATCTGCTGTTGCATTCGCGTCTCTCCCATCTTTCCGAAATTCCTCCGCTCTTTTCTCCTCGGAG GTGCTACTTTTGAATCGTCCTCCAGCAAAGAGAAGTAGAGGTCAAATACATTATTCTTCATTCAGTAAAGAACAGAGTATTGTAAAATATAATTCAACTCAGTCCTTCAAAAATGACCACGTCCATGACGATGTTCGTCTGAAACTTTGGAGGCTGAATAAGACATTTGTCTCTCGAAGTGGTTTCTTTGTGCTTAAGCCTGAAAGCTTTACCTGGTGGAGAAAATTTATTATCAGCATCCAGAAAGTAGTAAAATGTACCGAGTGGCATAGCAATCTTGGTCCCATACTTTCTATCAATCTTGTTGTCGGAGTGATGCTTTATATGACATTTAGTGCTGCTGTCACTAAAACTCCTTCAT GGGCCCTAACTGAAgaaaatcttatttttttggAGGCTTGGAGAACAATTGACCGTGCTTTTATTGATAAAAGTTTCAATGGGCAAAGTTGGTTTAGGTATAGAGAAAATGCTCTTCGCAACGAACCTATGAACACAAGAGAAGAGACAT ATGCAGCTATAAGGAAGATGGTTGCCACTCTAGATGACCCTTTCACTCGGTTCTTGGAGCCTAAAAAATTTAAGAGTCTGAGG TCTGGAACGAAAAACACTCTTACTGGAGTTGGGCTCTCAATTGGTTACCCTAAAGAAAAGGATAAATCAAGTTCTGAACTCGTGGTTGTCTCTGCTGCTCCAGGAGGTCCAGCATTTAGGGCTGGAATTTTATCCGGGGATTTGATTGTTGCAATTGATGATAAAAGTACCGAGAGCATGGAAATATATGATGCGGCTGAGCGCTTGCA GGGACCTGAAGGAAGTGGTGTGGAATTAATTGTACGCCATGGTTCTGAGACAAGGCACCTATCCTTAAT ACGAGAGAGAGTTTTACTGAATCCAGTGAAGTCCCGAGTCTGCAAAACTCCTGGTTTGGGGGATGATGCCCCTCTAGTTGGATATATCAAATTAACTTCATTCAACCAAAATGCTTCTG GTGCTGTGAAAGAAGCCATTGAAACATTGAAGGGAAACAATGTGAATTCCTTCATATTGGACCTTCGAGATAATAG TGGTGGCCTTTTCCCTGAAGGAGTTGAAATTGCTAAAATTTG GTTGGAGAAGGGAGTGATTGTGTATATTTGTGATAGTCGAGGTGTTCGTGACATATATGACACAGATGGAAGTAATTCAGTGGCATCATCAGAACCCTTGGTAGTACTG GTCAATAAAGGCACTGCAAGTGCCAGTGAAATTTTGGCTGGTGCTCTAAAGGACAACAAACGTGCAGTCCTAGTTGGAGAACCTACATATGGGAAAGG TAAAATTCAATCTGTTTTTGAGCTATCCGATGGTTCTGGCTTGGCCGTTACTGTTGCTCGTTATGAAACTCCTGCCCACACTGATATCAACAAG GTTGGCATAATTCCGGATTATCCCTTGCCAGTGTCGTTTCCAAAAGATGAAGATAGTTTATGTGGTTGCCTTCAGGATCCCACCTCTGCTTGTTATCTCAACAGAGTTCAGTTATTCTCTAGATAA
- the LOC140865506 gene encoding carboxyl-terminal-processing peptidase 2, chloroplastic isoform X2, whose translation MGRIEVLLLNRPPAKRSRGQIHYSSFSKEQSIVKYNSTQSFKNDHVHDDVRLKLWRLNKTFVSRSGFFVLKPESFTWWRKFIISIQKVVKCTEWHSNLGPILSINLVVGVMLYMTFSAAVTKTPSWALTEENLIFLEAWRTIDRAFIDKSFNGQSWFRYRENALRNEPMNTREETYAAIRKMVATLDDPFTRFLEPKKFKSLRSGTKNTLTGVGLSIGYPKEKDKSSSELVVVSAAPGGPAFRAGILSGDLIVAIDDKSTESMEIYDAAERLQGPEGSGVELIVRHGSETRHLSLIRERVLLNPVKSRVCKTPGLGDDAPLVGYIKLTSFNQNASGAVKEAIETLKGNNVNSFILDLRDNSGGLFPEGVEIAKIWLEKGVIVYICDSRGVRDIYDTDGSNSVASSEPLVVLVNKGTASASEILAGALKDNKRAVLVGEPTYGKGKIQSVFELSDGSGLAVTVARYETPAHTDINKVGIIPDYPLPVSFPKDEDSLCGCLQDPTSACYLNRVQLFSR comes from the exons ATGGGAAGGATTGAA GTGCTACTTTTGAATCGTCCTCCAGCAAAGAGAAGTAGAGGTCAAATACATTATTCTTCATTCAGTAAAGAACAGAGTATTGTAAAATATAATTCAACTCAGTCCTTCAAAAATGACCACGTCCATGACGATGTTCGTCTGAAACTTTGGAGGCTGAATAAGACATTTGTCTCTCGAAGTGGTTTCTTTGTGCTTAAGCCTGAAAGCTTTACCTGGTGGAGAAAATTTATTATCAGCATCCAGAAAGTAGTAAAATGTACCGAGTGGCATAGCAATCTTGGTCCCATACTTTCTATCAATCTTGTTGTCGGAGTGATGCTTTATATGACATTTAGTGCTGCTGTCACTAAAACTCCTTCAT GGGCCCTAACTGAAgaaaatcttatttttttggAGGCTTGGAGAACAATTGACCGTGCTTTTATTGATAAAAGTTTCAATGGGCAAAGTTGGTTTAGGTATAGAGAAAATGCTCTTCGCAACGAACCTATGAACACAAGAGAAGAGACAT ATGCAGCTATAAGGAAGATGGTTGCCACTCTAGATGACCCTTTCACTCGGTTCTTGGAGCCTAAAAAATTTAAGAGTCTGAGG TCTGGAACGAAAAACACTCTTACTGGAGTTGGGCTCTCAATTGGTTACCCTAAAGAAAAGGATAAATCAAGTTCTGAACTCGTGGTTGTCTCTGCTGCTCCAGGAGGTCCAGCATTTAGGGCTGGAATTTTATCCGGGGATTTGATTGTTGCAATTGATGATAAAAGTACCGAGAGCATGGAAATATATGATGCGGCTGAGCGCTTGCA GGGACCTGAAGGAAGTGGTGTGGAATTAATTGTACGCCATGGTTCTGAGACAAGGCACCTATCCTTAAT ACGAGAGAGAGTTTTACTGAATCCAGTGAAGTCCCGAGTCTGCAAAACTCCTGGTTTGGGGGATGATGCCCCTCTAGTTGGATATATCAAATTAACTTCATTCAACCAAAATGCTTCTG GTGCTGTGAAAGAAGCCATTGAAACATTGAAGGGAAACAATGTGAATTCCTTCATATTGGACCTTCGAGATAATAG TGGTGGCCTTTTCCCTGAAGGAGTTGAAATTGCTAAAATTTG GTTGGAGAAGGGAGTGATTGTGTATATTTGTGATAGTCGAGGTGTTCGTGACATATATGACACAGATGGAAGTAATTCAGTGGCATCATCAGAACCCTTGGTAGTACTG GTCAATAAAGGCACTGCAAGTGCCAGTGAAATTTTGGCTGGTGCTCTAAAGGACAACAAACGTGCAGTCCTAGTTGGAGAACCTACATATGGGAAAGG TAAAATTCAATCTGTTTTTGAGCTATCCGATGGTTCTGGCTTGGCCGTTACTGTTGCTCGTTATGAAACTCCTGCCCACACTGATATCAACAAG GTTGGCATAATTCCGGATTATCCCTTGCCAGTGTCGTTTCCAAAAGATGAAGATAGTTTATGTGGTTGCCTTCAGGATCCCACCTCTGCTTGTTATCTCAACAGAGTTCAGTTATTCTCTAGATAA